Within Paralichthys olivaceus isolate ysfri-2021 chromosome 14, ASM2471397v2, whole genome shotgun sequence, the genomic segment TTCTTTGTTGTCCTTTCTGTTTGCTTTACTGCAGATGCTGTGGTAAATATGTGTGTGGCGAATATTTTGTCTCTGTGCAGCACCTGCGTGTGAAAGATGCTTCTGATcgcacattttttttatttacaaagctACGTCATTGCAGAAGTGACCCCATGTAGTGCATGAGTGGAAGTGGCAATTGTTTTAATCAGCgaggatttatttattgttgtctTCATCCCAAGTCCAGTGGAGAACAGTTACTGTGCCACACCTCGGCTTGTTTTTCATCTCTATCTTCCTTCACATACATGTTCAACAAGAAATCACCAAATCTCCATCCTTACTATTAACCCATCCAACGATTCACACAGGACTCTGGTATCTCTTGTGGGCTAAAGATGAAACACTAACTAACTCTTATTATTTGTCCACTTAGATATTGTCGCGTTCTATTTTTAGATTATCCTTTCTTCATCCTAGTCGTCTGCCTTTGTGTTACAGAGAACGCTAACTCTCTAAGCTGCATGCCAacacatttacaacatttacCAAAGGGAGATTAGgctgttttaatgtttgagtGTTTACGTAAGTAGTGTCcgtgtttgttttgctctttcaACACAAATATATCAACCCACTCATTAGACAGAATATTTATGTTGGACAACCTCACCACCAGATTATTAAATCAGTTTGTGTTCAATGCCAACATAAAAGAATGATTCCATCTACTACCACACAGTTTGGCAAACATCACGGTTAGAGTTTGCAAGACAAGTCATTCTTTCAAAAAAACCAGCACTGATTATTTTAGAGGGACAAAAATAGactcacatttatttagtaGCATTATTTTTCATCATGAAACGCAGAATTGTCCAATATAAACTTAATTCTTGCGGACTGGGCTGAAAATGTATCACAGGACTAATATTGAATTAACACAACTCCTACCACTACTGTAATTGTATTAAGGTGTCCCATGTCACCTGTCACATGTCACTTCCATGTCGTGGAGGTTGAATTTTGTCACTTGCTGGAAAAGGCCATACAGACAAAGCTTACATTGTCTGTAATGATTATATTGTAATGACGTAGAGAAATGCAGTGAGAGAAACGGTCCATTACTCAGATGAGACATACAGTTCGCCTGCAGTGCCTCCTTGTGCCTTTACTAACAGCATGTACTGCTTCACTAAAACAGGACAGTGTCTGCGCACCACAGCGTCTAACTTacaaataacattaacttttagACCTAATTCTGAAAGATAATAACCACATCTCACCATACTTTTTTATGTTGAagcatcttttgttttttttttgtttgtttcagactgAAAAGCCCGAACGACGTCATACCTTTGCCTCCTTAGCTTTGCGTAAGCGCTACAGCTATTTGACCGACCCAGCAGCGAGTGAGTTTCCCATTTTTACTTTCGTGAAAATTTTCAATTGGTTTTAGATAATTTTGTAATTTGAATCAGATGCCCTCTTCATGTGACACATACTCTGGTCATTTGTCATTCATCAAACATTTGCATGGTTTACTGTGTCTTACGCTTCGCTTACACACCCCATGTTGACAAAAAAAGTCTCCCTGGTTCAACTGTTCCGTTATTTAACGTTTGTGAAAACACTGGGAAtcattgtctgtctgttcatttatcatttgaacaaaaatgtttcaattcatgttgaataaaaatattttttgaattgTTCGCATTCTTTTAGTGGCCATTTCACTCTTATTGGCTTTCTgattgtgtgctgctgtgtatATCAATGTGGTAACGGGTTGCACTTTATATAATGTGATTTCTCTACAGTGAGACTATGTTAGACGATTTTGCCATTTACAAAGTGTTGGCATACATTTCACTggattcattattaataaatacaGTGTCCTTGTTGCACTTTATAAGGACACAAGTGTTGCACAGTGTTGTAAACAATAATGACTGATTTATTGTTACTTTTTTGTAAAGTGCAACCtcgtattttatttttaagccGTGACCAGACAAGTAaagtgatatttattttattatatacactTGTGGGGTCATCTCTGGCATTGGAAATGAACCAAATGAAATCATAATCACAAGTCAGTGAAAACTGTACAAGGCACTGCTGCAAGGAGGCAAATAGATTAAGCACATCAAAAGTCAAtggaattttattttgattatgtcttttcttttttgtcaccTTTATCATGTCAATCATTTTTGTTCCTATACGTTGTTTATCAGGTTTATTTTGTCACAAGTCACTGCCATTTCATCCTGGACATTTGAATAAGGGCCTTTATTACATTTGACAGTTGACAAAAGCTTTCTCAGTTTGAActgttatgttgttttaaaccttTGTCTTGCTACCGTCAATAATGCTGTTTCTGACTGACTCAAATTTCTCTTTCtggtttttatcttttatttcatattatttcaCGTTACATTTTATGTTTGCCTCCTTATtgcttttggttttaattatgttCGAAGAAACAACTGATCGAAGCTCGCCGAGAACACAGCCTTCTAGCTACCCTCACAAACCTGTCTTTTCAACGAGATCTTATCAGGCGTGGTCGCCTGTTCCTGTCGCCATCCCTAGCCAAGCCAAATCTGGGTTTGGCTCCATCTCCAGTTCATCATCCAACACGCCTTCTGCCTCTCCACTAAAGTCTGTCTGGTCCATCAACTCTGCCTCCCCCATCAAGACCAACATCCCTGGATCACCTGCCTCTTCTGTTAAGTCAGTTAGTGACATGGCCTCTCCCATCAGATCTTACAGAACCATCTCCTCTCCTATAAAAACTGTAGTCCAACAAGTCCAGTACCCGAGCCAGGTCTTGTCTAGTCCCCTGGCCTCACCAGGGAAAAGTGCCCCAGACCCAATGTCTATGAAAGGACTGGCGGCATTATCTGCTAGGACCTCCCCTATAactgtctctgcaggaggaagCCCTCTTCTTGAGAGAACATCCATAGGCATGACGCCACCAACTTCTCCCAAATCATCTCTGACTATGTTTAGTTCACCCTTACCATACAAGACTGTTATGGGGGGCTCTTGTGGCTCCACACCTTCCTCCTCACCAATCAAAACAGTCCCTGGTCTCTCATCTGTGCGTTCCTTCGCTTCAGAAGTCACTGGCCCTGCAAGAAAcctgttctcttctctttcatcacCACTTAAATCCAACACCCCTCCAAGTGCTGCATCTCTGATCAATGGAACCGTATCTCCAGCACAGTATCGCTCTTCATCCCCAACATCTCTTCTCTCCAGCAGCCTGCAAGAGAGAATACAAGCAACCACCAATGCTGCGACCACAAATGTCAATGCAGCATTTGATGAGGTTGAAAAAACATTGAATTCTTGTTCTGCAGGCTACGGCACCTTGAAGTCCTTGTCCTCCTCTGGATCTTCCTCGTATCAGTCCATGAGATCATCTGCCTCTAATTCCCTTTACAACTCTCTAAGGCCCTCTCCAAATGCCACCACTGCTGTTACATCCAGTTCAATGACTGTCCCGGTGTACTCTGTTATTAATCTGCTGCCAGAGCCCCAGTTTAAAAAGTTACCTGAGGTGTCCAAATCAGCTGCTGCCCTCCTGTCCCCACGGAAGACTGTGCCCACTGAGGTGAATTCTCAGTTGCAGTCTTCCTTTTCCAGAACTCTTTCTCCCATCAAAGcctctcttttttctgctgGCCTAAAATCAAACACCATATCACCATTGTCATCCAGCCAAGAGATTCTGAAGGATGTagctgaaatgaaagaagacTTGATACGAATGTCAGCCATTTTACAGACAGATCCAAATTCCACAGCAAATAAAGGATTTCAGTCTGATTCTCCCAAGGAGGTCAAAATGGAGGACGAGGAGCCGTACAGAATTGTGGAGAAAGTAAAACAAGATTTAGTAAAAGTGAGCGAAATCCTTACTAAAGATGCTGTGAAAGATGGTAGGGTTTCTCTGGCAAGGGGTGCTTTGGATGACATACACTTTTCGAAAGTGCAAGTTGAACAACCACCAAGCAACTGGAGCTATCCACCAAGATACGAGACTGTGGTTCCTCAAGCCAAATCAAAAACAATACCAGATAGAGATTTCAATCTCTCCAAAGTGGTTGACTACCTGACCAATGATGTTGGTAGCAGCTCTTTCTCCAAAATGCATGACACAAAGCATAAAGCCGATGAAAgcaagagagaaggagagggcaAGGAGAAGCAGAAACGTGTCCTAAAACCCACCATAGCCGTTCAGGAGCATAAGCTCAAAATGCCTCCAACAAACATGCGCTCTTCAGCTTCAGACAGAGAGATCAGTAAAGTAGCAGATGCACTTTTTGGAGCTGACACTGTGCTAGAATCCCCTGATGATATCTCACATGAACAGGATAAAAGCCCCCTCTCGGACAGTGGTTTTGAGACCAGGAGTGAAAGGACACCCTCTGCCCCTCAAAGTGCTGAAGGAATGGGCCCCAAGGCCCTTTTTCAGGATATCCCAGTTCCACCAGTGATCACTGAGACTAGGACTGAGGTTGTCCATGTCATCAGGAGCTATGAGTCTCCAGAGGATAACAAACAACTTCCAATGGAGGATACACTTGCTGTCAGATATATTGATTCAGATGCCAAAGGTCATCTAAATCAAGCTACACCAACTTCAGAACATAATAAGTGCTACTCAATAAAAGTCAGCCCTGATGAAGATCCAATGGGAAAGGGGATGAGAGTAAAGGAGGAGACTCACATCACTACCACCACCAGGATGGTTTACCACAAACCTGGCAAAGAAGCACCATCTGAGAGGTGTGAAGAAACCATGTCTGTGCATGACATAATGAAGGCTTTTCAGTCAGGCAAGGACCCTTCTAGAGAACTCGCTGGACTCTTTGAACACAAGTCTGGCAGTGAAGAGACATCACAAAGAGTCCTTGAGGACATCAACTCCAAACCTAAAGTTGAAAGAATAATTGAGGTCCACATTGAAAAGGGCAATAAAACAGAACCAACAGAGGTCATCATcagagagacaaaagagaagGAGATGTATTACTACCCAGggaacagacaggaagtggatgAGCCTGAGGAATCACTACCAGTGTACCTTGACTCCCCCAGAGTAAACACACCCATGTCTCAGGAGGAAGACAGTCGCCCTAGTTCAGCCCAGCTCATGGCAGATGACTCTTACAAAACCCTAAAGCTACTTAGTCAGCAGTCTGTAGAGTACAATGAGGATGAGTCATCTGAGCTTAGGGGAGAATCTTATAATTTTGCAGAGAAAATGCTTCTCTCTGAGAAATTTGACCAGTCTCATTCTGACACAGAGGAATATCTGAGAGACAGGACTCACTTCCACTCACCGGACAGAAACAGTGAGGGTAGATCAGTTGCGCCAAGGACAGAGTATGTTTTCAGGTCGCCAAGAAATGTGTTTGACAAATCAGGAAGAATGGCCAGTGTTGATGATAACTTTGACAAACTGACACTTTTGCAGTATTCGTCTGAACCTGGAAGCCCAAAGCAATCTGTTTGGATGCGGGTGTCAGATGACACACAGAGTAAGGAGAGAGAAGAGCTTATGTATGAGGATAGAGTGGACAGAACTGTAAAAGAGGCACAGGAAAAACTCAGTCAAGTATCTCAGTTTTTTCGCGATAGAACAGAACAGCTCAATGATGAGCTCTCATCTCCAGAGAAGAAATCTCGTAGACCCGACTTCAGAGAATCGCGATCAGGGCCGAGCTCTACACACAGCAGTCCAGAGAGGTCAGCTTACAAGAATGGGGCAAGTGGCGAAGAGTGGAGCAGAGAAAGGCTTAGAGACAGGTTCAGCTCCAGTGACAGGAAATGTGCCAGCTTACCCAGCAGTCCAGAAAGGAGAGTACTGTTGCAGTACAGTGATTCAGACCCAAGAAAACAAGGAGATGGTAAATCCCAGGGAATCCAAGGTGAAAACTCTAAACCTTTTCAAATACCTTCCTCAAAAGTGAGTGCAGTGAGGCTTAAGTTTGAGCAAGAGGCTAAAAGGCAGGATAGGACTCCTCAAGGTGTCCAAAATTCTAATGCTCCTATTAGGAAACTACAGGATAGTAAGCTACCTGTGTATCAAGTCTTTGCTGGTCCAAATATTCCAAAAACTCCAGACAGTCCAGGAAATCAGAGGAGATGTTTGGGTAGTGAATCAAATAAGTTCTCTCCCAAGCAAGAGACCAGTGAAAACgttcaggaggagaaaaagctATTTAAAACTTGGGAGAGCCAAGGTTATGGAAGCTATAAACCCCAATCTCCCAAACTATCTCATTCATTAATCCATGATTCCATGAATGATGGCAATAACAGCGATTCCCCAAGACAGGAAACGACCAAGAAAATAATCTACACAGAATTTGTTGTTCGAGAAAGTCCAAATACCAATGATAGTCTAAAAAAAAACTCGGAATCACAAATTCCTATTAGAAAGCTTTCTAATTTCTCAGAAAATCAGAAATCCACCTCTTTAAAGTTAGATGCCTCTGTTGAACCATGTGAGAGGGCGGGGTCTCATATACCGACTTTAACTAGAAGTCGGTTACACAGTAGCTCTGAATCCAACAAGTCCACTCGTGCATCATCAGTAGGAAAATCCACAGACTCATCAGATGGTAGCCAGTCAACCATAGTGTGCAACGGTGTTGATGACAACCAAATAGAGTATTTGGAACAAATAACTCCTGTAGTTGTCACAGAGGGTTTCAGAGATATTAAACCCTTACCTGTGTATGTTAGCATCCAAGTAGGAAAGCAGTACGAGAAAGAAACAGCCTCGGGGCAGTTGGGAACATACAAAAAGATAGTAAGCCATGAGAgtaggacagtgcatgagacaAGGGGTGCATTTTACAATGTCAAGCAAAAGCAGTCTCCATCTCCTCAAGGAAGCCCAGAAGATGACACTCTCGAACAAGTGACTTTCATGGATAGCTCTGGGAAAAGTCCTGTTACCCCTGAGACCCCCAGCTCTGAGGAAGTCAGCCTGACCTCAAGAGCACCAGACTCAGTGATAGGCCTTATGCCTGGGATGCCAAGCACTATCCTAGAGGagtctgaggaagaagaaggacagACTTTCATCTACAAGGGGACCTCAAAGGAAATATCTAAGCCAGCTCACCCAGAAagtcacattaaaaaacaacatgatacagagagacagaaatcaaaagagaaaagagtggCTTATATAGAgttcccacctcctcctcctttagaGACAGAGCAGTCTGACCCTGAGAAAAGGGGATCATGTGCCTCTTctgaggcagagacagagatgatgGAGGTAAATCTCCAAGAGGAGCATGATAGGCACCTATTAGCTGAGCCTATCATCAGGGTGCAGCCTCCATCCCCTATTCCCCCAGGAGCAGATAACAGTGACTCTAGTGATGATGAATCTGTGTTCCATCCCATCCCTGTCAAAAAGTACACCTTCAAAatgaaagaggagggagagaaactctcaaataacaaacaatctgagaaaaatggaaataatgagTCTGGAATCAATGGTGAAGTAAAGGTAGAAGATTCCGACTTTGAACAAAACGGCAATGACCAGTCAATCACAGACTGCTCTATAGCAACCACTGCTGAGTTCTCTCATGATACGGATGCAACTGAAATAGACTCTTTAGATGGGTATGACCTtcaggatgaggatgatggacTGAGTGAAGACCCTAAAACATCAAGTCTGTCCAATGATGGAAAAACAACAGACCGCTCATTTAGTCAGTCGAAGCTTGAAGTCatagaggaagagaaatgtGAGGAAGGAGGGGATAATGGAAAGACTAAAACCAGTACATCGTCAAAATGcagtggagaagaaaaagattATACCCTTGAAGGAAGACATCCAGATAGGCAGATCTATGGAGAAAATTGCTTTGCCTACCAACTTGAAGAGGAGTTGAATTCTACCTTTAAGACTGTTGCCACCAAAGGCCTGGACTTTGACCCCTGGTCCACCAAGGGGGGAGATAATGATGGAGTTTTTGAATCCAAAACAAAAGACGAGGATCCTAAGCCCTTTGGTTTATCGGTGGAGGACAAATCACAGGCTACAACACCTGACACAACCCCTGCTCGAACACCGACTGATGAGAGCACACCAACTAGTGAGCCTAACCCCTTCCCTTTCCACGAAGGAAAGATGTTTGAGATGACCCGCAGTGGTGCTATTGACATGAGCAAGCGGGACTTTGTTGAAGAGAGGCTTCAGTTTTTCCAGATTGGTGAGCATTCCTCTGACCCTAAAACAGGGGAAAAGGGGAGAGGGGGCAAGATCCAGGGGGTAATTTCCTCTCAGTCAAAAACAGGGGAAAGGGCCACAGTAGATGGAAAGGTGAATGTTATAGATACTACCACAGACAGCAGCACTACACCAGCAAcaccaacagcaacaacagcaaaatGCAGCCCTGCACAGCCTGGCAGTGACACTGGCAATACCGGTGCTGATGCCCCCACCTGCGAAGCCATAGCTGAGACCGCCTCCTCTTGCACAATTACAGCCTCTAAGGTTGATCCCAAATTACGCACTCCTATTAAGATGGGCATAGCTGCCTCTATAACTGTGAAAAAAGACTCAGGGGATCTCACAGATTGTAAAGCTGAGATGTCAGAGGGACAAATGGTGCCAGAATACATCAGTATAGAGGGTCAGTGTGCGGAAAGTCAGTCTAGCAGACACAGTGAGCCCGAGACAGAGATAAGAGACTTCCCTTCAGaaaactgcaacaacaacaataatcttGAGTCCTCCAGTGTTCAGGCCAACTACATTCAGTGTGGTAGTGTGGTGTTCAATTTGCAGTCCTCTTCTGAGCCCACTCTTCAGAAAGCTAGCAGGATAGAAACACTGGGCTGTAGGGATTTAGAAGAGAAAGTGGATGTTCACAGCAGCAATCAAGGGCAGGACCAGAAAAGTGAAACCgtcaaagaaagtgaagtgAAACAGCCCAAGTCAAGGCTTCCAGTTAAAGCATCAGGGTGGTCATTTCACACGCAGGGAACAGCCATAGGCAAACAGAAGCCCAAACGAGCAGTGACAGTTGAAGTCAGGAAAAGAGGAGAGCCAGCCATAGCCAAAGTAGAGCCCAGGTCTAGAATACCAATCAAGGATATTAAAAAGAGcagccctgctgctgcagctagCCCACTTGTTTCAGTTCGAGTTACCTCACAGCCCAAGAGGGCATTGGACTCAGAAAGAGCAGCCATACGTTTGCCCACAAGGCTACCACTGAAGGACAGGCATCAGGTCAGCAATGTCACGAGTGAGGGA encodes:
- the LOC109633137 gene encoding ankyrin-3-like isoform X30, whose product is MAQLDKGEDAMTGDTDKYLRPQDLKELGDDSLPQEGYMGFSIGARSASLRSFSSDRSNTLNRSSFARDSMMIEEILAPTKDTHLAVTRDYSSECMRRYSWTPDTVDHSHNTVSSPIHSGLSSPLPQYDSRFLVSFMVDARGGSMRGSRHNGMRIIIPPRKCTAPTRITCRLAKRHKLAYPPPMVEGEGLVSRLVEVGPAGAQFLGPVIVEIPHFGSMRGKERELIVLRSDNGDAWKEHQSDGRPEDLFDLLSGMDEELDSPAELEKKRICRIVTRDFPQYFAVVSRIKQESNHMGPDGGMLSSSTVPMVQASFPQGALTKKIRVGLQAQPVPDDMVRAVLGNRATFSPIVTVEPRRRKFHKPITMTIPVPPRSAEGHPSGHRGDSAPCLRLLCSITGGTSPAQWEDITGTTPLSFVTDCVSFTTNVSARFWLADCHQIPETVSLASQLYRELICVPYLAKFVVFAKMNDIVEARLRCFCMTDDKVDKTLEQQENFEEVARSKDIEVLEGKPIHVDCYGNLSPLTKSGQQLVFNFYSFKENRLPFNVKIRDMGQEPCGRLSFLREPKNTKGLPQTAICNLNITLPTHKKDMESDPDDETEKPERRHTFASLALRKRYSYLTDPAAKTTDRSSPRTQPSSYPHKPVFSTRSYQAWSPVPVAIPSQAKSGFGSISSSSSNTPSASPLKSVWSINSASPIKTNIPGSPASSVKSVSDMASPIRSYRTISSPIKTVVQQVQYPSQVLSSPLASPGKSAPDPMSMKGLAALSARTSPITVSAGGSPLLERTSIGMTPPTSPKSSLTMFSSPLPYKTVMGGSCGSTPSSSPIKTVPGLSSVRSFASEVTGPARNLFSSLSSPLKSNTPPSAASLINGTVSPAQYRSSSPTSLLSSSLQERIQATTNAATTNVNAAFDEVEKTLNSCSAGYGTLKSLSSSGSSSYQSMRSSASNSLYNSLRPSPNATTAVTSSSMTVPVYSVINLLPEPQFKKLPEVSKSAAALLSPRKTVPTEVNSQLQSSFSRTLSPIKASLFSAGLKSNTISPLSSSQEILKDVAEMKEDLIRMSAILQTDPNSTANKGFQSDSPKEVKMEDEEPYRIVEKVKQDLVKVSEILTKDAVKDGRVSLARGALDDIHFSKVQVEQPPSNWSYPPRYETVVPQAKSKTIPDRDFNLSKVVDYLTNDVGSSSFSKMHDTKHKADESKREGEGKEKQKRVLKPTIAVQEHKLKMPPTNMRSSASDREISKVADALFGADTVLESPDDISHEQDKSPLSDSGFETRSERTPSAPQSAEGMGPKALFQDIPVPPVITETRTEVVHVIRSYESPEDNKQLPMEDTLAVRYIDSDAKGHLNQATPTSEHNKCYSIKVSPDEDPMGKGMRVKEETHITTTTRMVYHKPGKEAPSERCEETMSVHDIMKAFQSGKDPSRELAGLFEHKSGSEETSQRVLEDINSKPKVERIIEVHIEKGNKTEPTEVIIRETKEKEMYYYPGNRQEVDEPEESLPVYLDSPRVNTPMSQEEDSRPSSAQLMADDSYKTLKLLSQQSVEYNEDESSELRGESYNFAEKMLLSEKFDQSHSDTEEYLRDRTHFHSPDRNSEGRSVAPRTEYVFRSPRNVFDKSGRMASVDDNFDKLTLLQYSSEPGSPKQSVWMRVSDDTQSKEREELMYEDRVDRTVKEAQEKLSQVSQFFRDRTEQLNDELSSPEKKSRRPDFRESRSGPSSTHSSPERSAYKNGASGEEWSRERLRDRFSSSDRKCASLPSSPERRVLLQYSDSDPRKQGDGKSQGIQGENSKPFQIPSSKVSAVRLKFEQEAKRQDRTPQGVQNSNAPIRKLQDSKLPVYQVFAGPNIPKTPDSPGNQRRCLGSESNKFSPKQETSENVQEEKKLFKTWESQGYGSYKPQSPKLSHSLIHDSMNDGNNSDSPRQETTKKIIYTEFVVRESPNTNDSLKKNSESQIPIRKLSNFSENQKSTSLKLDASVEPCERAGSHIPTLTRSRLHSSSESNKSTRASSVGKSTDSSDGSQSTIVCNGVDDNQIEYLEQITPVVVTEGFRDIKPLPVYVSIQVGKQYEKETASGQLGTYKKIVSHESRTVHETRGAFYNVKQKQSPSPQGSPEDDTLEQVTFMDSSGKSPVTPETPSSEEVSLTSRAPDSVIGLMPGMPSTILEESEEEEGQTFIYKGTSKEISKPAHPESHIKKQHDTERQKSKEKRVAYIEFPPPPPLETEQSDPEKRGSCASSEAETEMMEVNLQEEHDRHLLAEPIIRVQPPSPIPPGADNSDSSDDESVFHPIPVKKYTFKMKEEGEKLSNNKQSEKNGNNESGINGEVKVEDSDFEQNGNDQSITDCSIATTAEFSHDTDATEIDSLDGYDLQDEDDGLSEDPKTSSLSNDGKTTDRSFSQSKLEVIEEEKCEEGGDNGKTKTSTSSKCSGEEKDYTLEGRHPDRQIYGENCFAYQLEEELNSTFKTVATKGLDFDPWSTKGGDNDGVFESKTKDEDPKPFGLSVEDKSQATTPDTTPARTPTDESTPTSEPNPFPFHEGKMFEMTRSGAIDMSKRDFVEERLQFFQIGEHSSDPKTGEKGRGGKIQGVISSQSKTGERATVDGKVNVIDTTTDSSTTPATPTATTAKCSPAQPGSDTGNTGADAPTCEAIAETASSCTITASKVDPKLRTPIKMGIAASITVKKDSGDLTDCKAEMSEGQMVPEYISIEGQCAESQSSRHSEPETEIRDFPSENCNNNNNLESSSVQANYIQCGSVVFNLQSSSEPTLQKASRIETLGCRDLEEKVDVHSSNQGQDQKSETVKESEVKQPKSRLPVKASGWSFHTQGTAIGKQKPKRAVTVEVRKRGEPAIAKVEPRSRIPIKDIKKSSPAAAASPLVSVRVTSQPKRALDSERAAIRLPTRLPLKDRHQVSNVTSEGCRQGRQEKPDEICKRTIEYFKDISGETLKLVDRLSDEEKKTQTEQSEEDSTSRSTSLSDASQPSQPSQPSRSSRSGRGSRAEAGAASVRAKVATTDRASGSERSRRSRRTGGKEGSQGLTGSRTPPIAEIKPSPQSPCERTDLRMAIVADHLGLSWTELAREMNFTVDEINHIRLENPNSLTAQSFMLLKKWVSREGKNATTDALTTVLTKVNRMDIVTLLEGPIFDYGNISGTRCFADDNAVFRDQADDYQSILAELQSPATLHFDPHFLEPELPVTPNPSLAHHQPEPDTPLLAHSQRQPLPWSPEIEPSSREPGSPPRPCELTLSFPVFELPDPVPSKVRKPHIALNDQLLLSEEEDRPCHEMELSHRPKSPSFPAMCELDIDTFYFTSSPSLSSISSITPSSPDRAQIGDMGVSLQMGAANGVQGDVGLIESEKKVTEEIKNVDEMVAAEVAEGNGLKWVEQDLIKNVERKCEMITKDRSKLAEESKGLVEQREEQHVLVADESKETACGMEEVIEVQILSEEQNNLIESEQGLEKVCTTVNAMTVKEDIDEKPEVWEGDAGSDDLVYESNRLENTDGQIQFKDGACDCEKDISGTAEGDQAAEDQAVARLSPQAWVEALGELQSSESGSNEEEEEGHRDKPTTEEALGTLMEEVKNEEVSEDKEEDAEMIQDRVQEITDRVEHAEKDMCSLSGWHSDSSSVNVEPPTPGRSVSSDLLDRRESQEISSESITSSSRAESGRSRHNGSSSKHSPQGGSSESSNGKKEEGALVSEKKVKQKVSVDSGSEEEQTVTTRIFRRRLILKGEEAKNLPGESITEEHYMDRDGNLISRKVIRKIIRRVSTPTPENQGGNKRHRDLPHSPILQEDGSEQADVSRNSRRKDERRSGDKKLHS